From Glycine soja cultivar W05 chromosome 4, ASM419377v2, whole genome shotgun sequence, the proteins below share one genomic window:
- the LOC114410617 gene encoding uncharacterized protein LOC114410617: protein MYTKFLKDLVTKKGKYINNESIMVEAYCSAVIQRILPQKFKDLGSVAIPCSIVEVSVGKFIMDLGASINLMSLSMCWRIGNLKIAPTRMRLQLTDRSITIPYVVVEDVLVKVCQFTFSVDFMIMDIEVDSDIPLMLGRPFMLTAIEKCQLWTWGMTTWR, encoded by the coding sequence ATGTATACAAAATTTCTAAAGGACCTGGTCACAAAAAAGGGCAAATACATCAACAATGAGAGCATCATGGTGGAAGCTTATTGCAGTGCTGTGATTCAAAGGATTCTACCACAAAAGTTCAAAGACCTAGGGAGTGTAGCCATCCCATGTTCTATTGTGGAGGTGTCAGTGGGTAAGTTTATCATGGATTTGGGTGCAAGCATTAATTTGATGTCCCTATCTATGTGTTGGAGGATTGGAAATCTGAAGATTGCTCCCACTAGGATGAGGCTTCAGCTAACAGATCGTTCTATCACCATACCATATGTTGTAGTTGAAGATGTCCTTGTCAAGGTCTGCCAATTCACTTTTTCAGTGGACTTTATGATTATGGATATAGAAGTGGACTCCGATATTCCTCTGATGCTAGGTCGTCCATTCATGCTTACTGCAATAGAGAAATGTCAGTTGTGGACATGGGGAATGACAACTTGGAGATGA